In one window of Zingiber officinale cultivar Zhangliang chromosome 11A, Zo_v1.1, whole genome shotgun sequence DNA:
- the LOC122031880 gene encoding uncharacterized protein LOC122031880, with protein sequence MAFHVACPLTCRRICDCELGFGAAPGLEALAVEIDALEEFLRDPWAVRPAADEEEEEDGEKGVVQVWVPRVVPALTAPSVVADDVGAGDEVKRAVLQRQALAASLAAEDYVRRLEAGGAAEAPGEATNSLDGEYQGNSTVKVMCRICFSGEDEGTEKALKMRSCKQCNKKYHRSCLKTLSEHRDLFHWSSWSCPSCRICEVCRRTGDPNKLMYCKRCDGAYHCYCQHPPHKNVGRGPYLCPKHTRCHSCGSSVPGSGPSTRWFLGYTCCDACGRLFVKGNYCPICLKVYRDSETTPMVCCDVCERWVHCLCDGISDDKYQEFQTDQNLHYKCAACRGDCYQVTNIDDAVKELWKRRDIADCDLVSSLRAAAGLPSKEEINSNFPYLDDEQSGPILHRNDTTKPLKFSLKGINDKLSKEHEKIVSNKMQAKRVGYQIKLNGKVEDPKLEGLNESRSLESSFRNQNVNEINSSIHDGSDIVSSSTIPKLKIKSSKAQGLRFKECSAKSTNEVETTRSTKLVIHIGSKNKIPASSSPRSETSSCQMDQDLVTNFGDDDAIKQKVRDNQDDHNTTIQRDTTEGGRVNNQNLLRSPNPGSKENPPAKRVKLNEKHQKSNGNLIDECRLNARNHNPSISKRRNDRSLYPENETREQSDDIIQKTQHADISNKSERGCNDTSLSKFTSSSSQDMKPLLKLKFKNPYCEQKSLWASTGEEENSAKGQRSTRKRPSTEKNGWMGNEKISKLHLGI encoded by the exons ATGGCGTTCCATGTCGCTTGCCCGCTCACTTG CCGGCGGATTTGCGACTGCGAGCTGGGATTTGGTGCTGCCCCGGGGCTCGAGGCTTTGGCTGTCGAGATCGACGCGCTCGAGGAGTTTTTGAGGGATCCATGGGCCGTCCGCCCCGCCGccgacgaggaggaggaggaagatggggaGAAGGGTGTTGTCCAGGTCTGGGTCCCCCGTGTGGTGCCCGCTTTGACAGCGCCCTCCGTGGTGGCGGATGACGTCGGCGCCGGCGACGAGGTTAAGCGAGCGGTGTTGCAGCGGCAGGCGTTGGCTGCTTCCTTGGCGGCGGAGGACTATGTTCGGAGGTTGGAGGCCGGTGGTGCAGCA GAGGCACCAGGAGAGGCCACCAACAGCCTTGATGGAGAATATCAAGGAAACTCTACGGTGAAGGTCATGTGCCGCATATGTTTTTCGGGCGAAGATGAAGGGACTGAGAAAGCTTTGAAGATGCGCTCTTGCAAACAATGCAACAAGAAGTACCATAGAAGTTGCTTGAAAACATTGTCTGAACATAGAG ATTTATTCCATTGGAGTTCATGGTCTTGCCCCTCTTGTCGCATATGTGAG GTCTGCCGAAGAACTGGTGATCCTAATAAGCTAATGTACTGTAAAAGGTGTGATGGTGCTTATCACTGTTATTGTCAGCATCCACCACACAAG AATGTTGGTCGTGGGCCTTATTTGTGTCCAAAGCACACAAGGTGTCACAGCTGTGGGTCCAGTGTACCTGGAAGTGGTCCTAGTACAAG ATGGTTTTTAGGCTATACCTGCTGTGATGCTTGTGGTAGATTGTTTGTGAAAGGAAATTACTGTCCAATTTGTCTAAAG GTCTACAGAGATTCTGAAACTACACCAATGGTTTGCTGTGATGTTTGTGAAAGATGGGTCCACTGCCTATGTGATGGCATCAG TGATGATAAGTACCAAGAATTCCAAACAGATCAAAATTTACACTATAAATGTGCTGCATGTCGTGGTGATTGCTATCAG GTGACAAATATAGATGATGCAGTAAAAGAACTCTGGAAGAGGCGAGATATTGCTGACTGCGATTTGGTTTCAAGTTTGAGGGCAGCTGCTGGTTTGCCTTCTAAAGAAGAAATAAATTCAAACTTTCCTTACTTGGATGATGAGCAAAGTGGTCCAATCCTACATAGAAATGATACTACCAAACCCCTAAAGTTCTCATTGAAGGGGATCAATGATAAATTATCAAAGGAACACGAGAAGATTGTATCAAACAAAATGCAAGCAAAGAGAGTGGGATATCAGATTAAGTTAAATGGTAAAGTAGAAGATCCAAAACTTGAAGGGCTGAATGAGTCAAGATCACTGGAGAGTAGCTTTAGAAATCAGAATGTCAACGAGATAAATTCCTCCATACATGATGGTTCAGATATAGTTTCATCCTCCACTATACCTAAACTCAAAATAAAGAGCAGCAAAGCACAAGGCCTTCGTTTTAAGGAATGTTCTGCTAAAAGTACAAACGAGGTGGAGACAACAAGAAGTACTAAGCTAGTTATTCACATTGGTTCAAAAAACAAAATCCCTGCATCCAGCTCTCCAAGATCTGAAACCTCAAGCTGTCAAATGGATCAAGACTTGGTTACTAACTTTG GGGATGATGATGCAATCAAGCAGAAGGTAAGAGATAATCAGGATGACCATAATACTACTATTCAACGAGATACCACAGAGG GTGGTAGAGTTAATAATCAAAACCTGTTGAGAAGTCCAAATCCTGGAAGTAAAGAAAATCCTCCAGCAAAAAGAGTAAAATTGAATGAGAAGCACCAGAAAAGTAATGGTAATTTGATTGATGAATGTCGACTTAATGCTAGAAACCATAATCCATCCATAAGCAAGAGAAGGAATGACAGGAGCCTGTATCCAGAAAATGAAACCAGAGAACAAAGTGATGACATTATCCAGAAAACGCAACACgcagatatatctaacaagtctGAGAGGGGCTGCAATGATACATCTCTCTCAAAGTTTACCTCAAGTTCCTCCCAAGATATGAAGCCATTACTGAAACTGAAGTTTAAGAATCCATATTGTGAACAGAAAAGCTTATGGGCTTCTACAGGAGAAGAAGAGAACTCTGCTAAAGGACAGAGATCGACGAGGAAGAGACCTTCAACTGAGAAGAATGGGTGGATGGGAAATGAGAAAATATCAAAATTGCATCTTGGTATCTAA